The following coding sequences lie in one Candidatus Neptunochlamydia sp. REUL1 genomic window:
- the groL gene encoding chaperonin GroEL (60 kDa chaperone family; promotes refolding of misfolded polypeptides especially under stressful conditions; forms two stacked rings of heptamers to form a barrel-shaped 14mer; ends can be capped by GroES; misfolded proteins enter the barrel where they are refolded when GroES binds) produces MSTPKKLIFEEEAREKLKEGIDKLADTVGVTLGPKGKNIGIESSWGAPKITNDGNSIVKDIELKDPYSNMGVSMGKEVARKIKEKSGDGTTTGIIILRTLVKQGIKNIASGVSPINLKRGIDKGVEIIMQELDALATPVEKADAIRNIATVSASGNKEIGQTIFDAIDKVGSSGVITIEEGKGTSTTIEMVEGMQFDRGYTSPYFCTNAETMMVEMTNTGILITDKKISSIQEILPLLQSIAASGKGLLIIAEDIEGDALSTLVVNKLRGSLKIAAVKAPGFGDRRKAMLEDIAVLTGATVVSEEKGMQLVQATEEVLGQAERIEIDKENTTIIGGMGQKEEISARIKQINVEHDNASSDYDAEKLEERRAKLQGGVAVIRVGAPTEPEMKQKKQDFEDSLNATRAAQESGFVPGGGVALLRASQKLKELKLDQEEKLGVEIVLSACSAPFKQIVNNCGKDSSIYLQEVLSKASSFGFNAASETVEDLVKGEVIDPTKVVKNSLKYAASVAGIVLISEVLIADAPEDEEESA; encoded by the coding sequence ATGTCAACACCTAAGAAATTGATTTTTGAAGAAGAAGCAAGAGAAAAGCTCAAAGAGGGCATTGACAAGCTTGCAGATACCGTTGGTGTAACCCTTGGCCCTAAAGGGAAAAATATCGGAATTGAATCAAGCTGGGGCGCTCCAAAAATCACTAACGATGGGAATAGCATCGTCAAGGATATTGAACTAAAGGACCCTTACTCGAATATGGGTGTTTCGATGGGAAAGGAAGTTGCACGAAAGATCAAAGAAAAATCGGGTGACGGTACCACAACAGGAATTATTATCCTTCGCACTCTCGTAAAACAAGGAATCAAAAATATTGCAAGTGGTGTCAGCCCGATCAACTTAAAACGCGGGATCGACAAAGGTGTTGAAATCATAATGCAAGAACTTGATGCCTTGGCGACCCCCGTAGAAAAAGCCGATGCAATCCGAAATATCGCAACGGTCTCCGCTTCTGGAAACAAGGAAATCGGCCAAACAATTTTTGATGCCATTGATAAAGTCGGCAGCTCTGGCGTTATTACGATTGAAGAAGGAAAAGGAACTTCCACCACAATTGAAATGGTTGAAGGCATGCAGTTTGACCGTGGATATACAAGTCCCTATTTCTGCACGAATGCTGAAACAATGATGGTCGAAATGACAAATACAGGAATTTTGATTACCGATAAGAAGATTTCTTCTATTCAGGAAATTCTTCCTTTGCTGCAGTCAATTGCTGCTTCTGGAAAAGGTCTACTCATTATTGCAGAAGACATTGAGGGAGATGCCCTTTCAACGCTCGTTGTGAACAAGTTGCGAGGCTCACTGAAGATTGCTGCAGTCAAAGCACCAGGCTTTGGCGATCGACGCAAAGCAATGCTTGAAGATATCGCAGTACTCACTGGAGCCACCGTTGTCTCTGAAGAGAAAGGAATGCAGCTCGTACAAGCAACTGAAGAAGTCCTCGGGCAAGCAGAGCGCATTGAAATCGACAAAGAAAATACCACAATTATTGGGGGTATGGGGCAAAAAGAAGAGATCAGCGCGCGTATTAAGCAAATTAATGTCGAACATGATAATGCCTCAAGTGATTACGACGCAGAAAAGCTTGAAGAGCGTCGTGCAAAATTGCAAGGTGGGGTCGCAGTCATCCGCGTGGGGGCTCCGACTGAGCCTGAGATGAAGCAAAAAAAACAAGACTTCGAAGATAGTTTAAATGCAACGCGCGCGGCCCAAGAGAGTGGTTTTGTTCCTGGTGGAGGCGTTGCTCTTCTCAGAGCAAGCCAAAAGCTCAAGGAACTGAAGCTTGATCAAGAGGAAAAACTAGGTGTGGAAATCGTTCTTAGTGCTTGCTCGGCTCCCTTTAAGCAAATCGTAAACAATTGTGGAAAGGATAGCTCCATTTACTTACAAGAAGTTCTGAGTAAAGCGTCTTCTTTTGGGTTCAATGCTGCTAGTGAGACAGTTGAAGACCTAGTTAAAGGCGAGGTGATTGATCCAACCAAGGTTGTGAAAAACTCTCTTAAGTATGCTGCTTCGGTTGCTGGAATCGTCTTGATTTCCGAAGTATTGATTGCAGATGCACCTGAGGACGAGGAAGAGTCGGCATGA
- the nadC gene encoding carboxylating nicotinate-nucleotide diphosphorylase — translation MDIRLLNEITRSIEIALKEDEVFRDRTSQACIDKGIGLGTLLLKEEGVVAGLPFLGLIAYGVDPLITVRLLGDEGTRAVPGSIAEVEGPIHSLLAMERTAINFIQHATSIASETALYVKATGGLCDILDTRKTLPGHRYLQKYAVKMGGGKNHRFHLADQILIKDNHLMHLGLEEAIKRARNAFPSKRLQVEVENEKMFDDAVIACPDAILLDNMSPDMIRGFVLRNKKKIYLEASGGIELNNIRSYAKTGVDGISVGRLTHSVRAIDMSLKIRRK, via the coding sequence ATGGATATCCGCCTACTGAACGAAATTACACGCAGTATTGAGATCGCCTTGAAGGAAGATGAGGTCTTTCGGGATCGGACGAGCCAAGCTTGTATTGACAAGGGTATTGGATTAGGAACTCTTCTACTAAAGGAAGAGGGAGTCGTTGCAGGATTACCTTTTCTAGGATTGATTGCCTATGGAGTCGACCCTCTCATTACTGTGAGGTTACTCGGCGATGAAGGAACGCGAGCAGTACCAGGCTCTATTGCAGAAGTAGAAGGACCAATTCACAGTTTGCTTGCAATGGAGCGAACAGCAATCAACTTTATCCAACATGCAACAAGTATCGCAAGTGAAACTGCACTCTATGTTAAAGCCACAGGCGGATTATGCGACATTTTAGACACACGAAAAACTCTTCCCGGCCATAGATATTTACAAAAATATGCAGTCAAGATGGGGGGAGGGAAAAATCACCGCTTCCACTTGGCCGATCAAATTCTAATTAAGGACAATCATTTGATGCATCTTGGGTTAGAAGAGGCTATTAAGCGCGCCCGGAATGCTTTTCCTAGCAAGCGGCTTCAAGTAGAGGTGGAAAATGAAAAAATGTTTGATGATGCGGTAATTGCTTGCCCTGATGCTATCCTTCTTGATAATATGAGCCCCGATATGATCCGCGGCTTTGTTTTGCGGAATAAAAAGAAGATCTATTTAGAAGCTTCTGGGGGAATTGAGTTAAATAACATTCGCTCGTATGCAAAGACTGGCGTTGATGGGATTTCCGTTGGAAGGCTCACTCACTCAGTCCGTGCTATTGATATGAGCTTAAAAATTAGGAGAAAGTAA